A section of the Chloroflexota bacterium genome encodes:
- the ruvB gene encoding Holliday junction branch migration DNA helicase RuvB — protein sequence MAESIMAPEQSTPDKQFEQALRPRSLADDEFIGQSRVKTRLKILIEAALGRGEPTDHVLLAGPPGLGKTSLAHIIASETGSSIRISSGPARGRPGDLAALLNSLRAGDVLFIDEIHRLSKVVEEILYPAMEDRQLDLVTGRGSGAAQRTYRIAIEPFTLVGATTRLGLLSAPLRDRFGEIYRLDYYSDPECAAIINRSAGLLEVQIRPEAAEMIATRARGTARVCNRLLRRVRDYCQVKGDGSITTELADDALEMLDIDRQGLDDMDRRILATIVRKYDGGPVGINTIAASLSEDPATIEDYHEPYLLQIGYLARTPRGRQATRRAFEHLGLTAPKRVDDPGQLAFGIDP from the coding sequence ATGGCCGAATCGATCATGGCGCCGGAACAGAGCACGCCCGACAAGCAGTTCGAACAGGCGCTGCGGCCGCGTTCGCTGGCCGACGACGAATTCATCGGCCAGTCGCGCGTAAAGACGCGCCTCAAGATCCTCATCGAAGCAGCGCTGGGACGGGGTGAGCCGACCGACCACGTGCTGCTGGCCGGTCCACCCGGACTTGGCAAGACTTCGCTGGCGCACATCATCGCCTCCGAAACCGGATCCAGCATCCGGATCAGCTCGGGGCCGGCCCGGGGGCGGCCCGGCGATCTGGCGGCGCTGCTGAACAGCCTGCGCGCCGGCGACGTCTTGTTCATCGACGAGATTCACCGCCTCAGCAAGGTGGTCGAGGAGATCCTCTACCCGGCCATGGAGGACCGCCAACTCGACCTGGTGACCGGACGCGGTTCAGGCGCTGCCCAGCGGACCTACCGGATCGCGATCGAGCCGTTCACCCTCGTGGGAGCAACCACCCGGCTTGGGTTGTTGTCGGCGCCGTTGCGCGACCGCTTCGGGGAAATCTACCGATTGGACTACTATTCGGACCCGGAATGCGCCGCGATCATCAATCGGTCGGCGGGCCTACTCGAGGTCCAGATCCGGCCCGAGGCCGCCGAAATGATCGCCACCCGCGCACGCGGGACGGCGCGAGTCTGCAACCGGCTGCTGCGTCGCGTCCGCGACTACTGCCAGGTCAAAGGCGACGGATCGATCACGACAGAGCTGGCCGACGATGCCCTGGAGATGCTGGACATAGACCGCCAAGGGCTCGACGACATGGACCGCCGGATCCTGGCCACGATCGTGCGCAAGTACGACGGCGGACCGGTCGGGATCAACACGATCGCGGCTTCGCTTTCGGAGGACCCTGCCACCATCGAGGACTACCACGAGCCCTATCTGTTGCAGATCGGTTACCTTGCCCGCACGCCGCGCGGGCGGCAAGCGACCCGCCGGGCGTTCGAACACCTGGGCCTGACGGCCCCCAAGCGGGTTGATGACCCCGGCCAGCTCGCATTCGGGATCGACCCCTAG
- a CDS encoding acylphosphatase, which yields MATRRLLVLGRVQQVGYRAFVLRRAGELGLSGHVRNTADGRVEVIASGPASDLDRLEEFLRDGPPLAVVAGVESTSLPERNFQGFQVLA from the coding sequence TTGGCTACCCGTCGATTGCTGGTGCTCGGTAGGGTCCAGCAAGTGGGATATCGCGCCTTCGTTTTGCGGCGGGCCGGCGAGCTGGGGCTTTCGGGGCACGTCCGAAACACTGCGGACGGAAGGGTTGAGGTGATCGCCAGCGGGCCTGCAAGCGACCTTGACCGCCTGGAAGAATTCCTCCGCGACGGCCCGCCGCTGGCGGTTGTGGCCGGAGTCGAATCGACCTCCCTGCCAGAACGAAACTTCCAGGGATTCCAGGTACTTGCCTGA
- the acpS gene encoding holo-[acyl-carrier-protein] synthase — protein MAGVDLIEIARIAAVLKRHPQRFLDKVFTPAEVGYCRGRVPELAVRFAAKEAISKALGTGLKGIYFREMEIYNDRRGKPLVRLHGAAARRAGELGIATLEVSLSHTDELAIAQVVGLATGEGS, from the coding sequence GTGGCGGGCGTCGACCTGATCGAAATCGCGCGCATCGCGGCGGTCCTGAAACGGCACCCGCAGCGGTTCCTGGACAAGGTATTCACCCCGGCCGAAGTCGGCTATTGCCGCGGCCGGGTACCAGAACTGGCGGTTCGCTTCGCGGCCAAGGAAGCCATCTCAAAGGCTTTGGGCACGGGGCTCAAGGGAATCTATTTCAGGGAGATGGAAATCTACAACGACCGCCGCGGCAAGCCGCTGGTGCGGCTGCACGGGGCGGCGGCCCGCCGGGCCGGCGAACTCGGCATCGCAACCCTTGAGGTGAGCCTGAGTCACACCGACGAGCTCGCAATTGCCCAGGTGGTCGGCCTGGCGACGGGGGAAGGTTCATGA
- a CDS encoding NAD(P)H-hydrate dehydratase, whose protein sequence is MIRVCTVDQMRSAENAAIDAGTGVDELMLRAGSAMFAVIAGQFDELTGKSATVLVGPGSNGGDGVIVAARLAEAGCRVRLICSRPRDDAAAAAAGNPAIELIHHSEGSANRSAEDSDLVVDALLGIGSAPPLRGSVAQMLSEIGAPGALKVALDMPSGIDAQTGAADAAAFAADLTICAGPCKLGVLQFPARPFAGRILTTDIGLGDPGSGHALDADVAAGLLPRRPVDAHKGTFGRVLAVAGSARYRGAAGLVCGGALRGGAGYVELAAIEPVAATVSAHLLGPIYTVLEETAGELRPNAIGVLKAAATRAAAIAAGPGLGTGAGPERVIDWLTGPDGPDRPIVLDADALNLISPLRCESAPNSAGEVVLTPHPGEMARLLGVGRDRVQADRLSSAQSAAARSGAVVVHKGAGTIVARPDGQYCICPLIAPGLASAGTGDVLTGLVAALLGSGLAAWDAARLGVYLHARSGQLAAAVLGAPGVLAADLPRYIPEAWSELSDRNRASPGNP, encoded by the coding sequence ATGATCCGGGTTTGCACGGTCGACCAGATGAGGTCCGCCGAGAATGCCGCGATCGATGCCGGCACCGGAGTCGATGAACTGATGCTGCGGGCCGGCTCGGCGATGTTCGCCGTCATCGCCGGCCAGTTTGACGAACTAACCGGCAAGTCCGCGACGGTGCTCGTCGGGCCCGGCTCGAACGGGGGCGACGGGGTCATAGTCGCCGCGCGCCTGGCCGAGGCCGGCTGCCGCGTGCGGCTCATCTGCTCGCGTCCGCGGGACGACGCGGCTGCTGCCGCCGCCGGCAATCCGGCGATCGAATTGATCCACCACTCCGAGGGCTCCGCAAATCGATCAGCGGAGGATTCGGATCTGGTAGTCGATGCCCTGCTGGGGATCGGTTCGGCTCCCCCGCTGCGCGGGTCGGTGGCCCAGATGCTCAGCGAGATAGGAGCTCCGGGGGCGCTCAAGGTTGCGCTGGACATGCCGTCGGGGATTGACGCCCAGACCGGCGCCGCAGACGCTGCAGCATTCGCGGCCGACCTAACGATTTGCGCCGGGCCCTGCAAGCTGGGCGTGTTGCAGTTCCCGGCCCGGCCCTTCGCCGGCCGCATCCTTACAACCGACATCGGCCTGGGAGACCCGGGTTCGGGTCACGCCCTGGACGCCGACGTTGCCGCCGGTCTCCTTCCCCGGCGCCCGGTAGACGCCCACAAGGGGACGTTCGGGCGAGTACTGGCAGTCGCCGGCTCGGCCCGTTACCGTGGCGCCGCCGGCTTAGTCTGCGGCGGGGCATTGCGCGGCGGCGCCGGTTATGTCGAGCTGGCGGCCATCGAACCAGTAGCGGCGACGGTGTCGGCGCACCTGCTGGGACCCATCTACACGGTCTTGGAGGAAACGGCGGGCGAGCTGCGGCCGAATGCGATAGGGGTACTGAAGGCGGCCGCCACCCGGGCGGCCGCTATCGCGGCCGGGCCGGGACTGGGGACCGGCGCCGGACCGGAGCGGGTCATCGACTGGCTTACGGGCCCGGACGGACCCGATCGACCGATCGTCCTGGACGCAGACGCGCTGAACCTGATTTCTCCGCTGCGATGTGAATCAGCCCCGAACTCCGCTGGCGAGGTGGTCCTAACGCCCCATCCCGGGGAAATGGCGCGCCTGCTGGGAGTCGGTCGCGATCGCGTGCAGGCCGACCGCCTGTCGTCGGCCCAGTCCGCCGCCGCGCGCAGCGGCGCGGTGGTAGTGCACAAGGGCGCCGGCACGATCGTGGCCCGTCCCGATGGCCAGTACTGCATCTGTCCGCTGATAGCGCCGGGATTGGCCAGCGCCGGAACCGGGGACGTGCTAACCGGCCTGGTCGCAGCTCTGTTGGGGAGCGGCCTGGCGGCCTGGGACGCGGCGCGCCTGGGCGTATACCTGCACGCGCGCAGCGGACAACTGGCGGCCGCGGTCCTGGGCGCGCCGGGGGTGCTGGCGGCGGATCTGCCGCGCTATATCCCCGAAGCCTGGAGCGAACTCTCGGACCGGAATCGGGCCAGCCCGGGCAACCCCTAA
- a CDS encoding UxaA family hydrolase gives MSATFLGYPRPDGSAGTRNHVLILPGGWECQQIVSMVDGTVTPTSADLGVARTRSDRETIARMHVGLALNPNVYAVVIVTAGGKINEGMLNGLHAEEPCRAAGKPVEIIDCDGWDAIAKGSRAAARLVHDASAQRRREVDASNLQVGVKCGASDPTSGLVGNPSLGRMFDRVVDAGGTAIFSETTEVIGAEHELADRCVNPQVRRQFLELIENHEEVARGVGQDIRTINPVPANIAAGISTLEEKSLGAVHKGGTAPIVGVLEYAERPAAPGLYFMDSSVSHVVVLPGMAGAGCNIVFFQLGGGGWSRRTLTGGQGIVAPQMWVTGNPTTAARVAGVDFSSGPVISDGRSIEEMGDELFDLVLEVASGRLARTEMLRFFDPVQYYLPGPSF, from the coding sequence ATGAGCGCGACATTCCTCGGCTACCCGCGGCCCGACGGCAGCGCCGGAACCCGCAACCACGTCCTGATCCTGCCCGGCGGCTGGGAATGCCAGCAGATCGTGAGCATGGTCGACGGCACGGTCACACCCACTTCGGCCGATCTGGGGGTCGCCCGGACGCGTTCCGATCGCGAGACCATCGCCCGCATGCACGTTGGTCTGGCGTTGAACCCGAACGTGTACGCGGTGGTGATCGTCACCGCCGGCGGCAAGATCAACGAGGGGATGCTCAACGGTTTGCATGCCGAGGAACCGTGCCGCGCGGCCGGCAAGCCGGTCGAAATCATCGACTGCGACGGATGGGATGCTATCGCCAAGGGCAGCCGGGCGGCGGCGCGCTTGGTCCACGACGCATCGGCCCAGCGCCGCCGGGAAGTTGATGCATCCAATCTGCAGGTGGGTGTCAAGTGCGGCGCCTCCGATCCGACCTCGGGTCTGGTCGGCAACCCCTCACTCGGACGGATGTTCGACCGCGTGGTCGACGCCGGCGGGACCGCGATTTTCTCCGAAACGACCGAGGTGATCGGGGCCGAGCACGAGCTTGCCGACCGCTGCGTCAATCCGCAGGTCCGGCGGCAATTCCTGGAGCTGATCGAGAACCACGAGGAAGTGGCGCGCGGCGTCGGCCAGGACATCCGCACGATAAATCCCGTTCCGGCCAATATCGCGGCCGGCATCAGCACGCTGGAAGAAAAGAGCCTGGGCGCGGTTCACAAGGGCGGCACCGCGCCGATCGTCGGCGTTCTCGAGTACGCGGAACGCCCCGCAGCGCCCGGACTCTACTTCATGGACAGCTCGGTTTCGCACGTGGTGGTCCTGCCCGGGATGGCCGGGGCCGGCTGCAACATCGTCTTTTTCCAGCTCGGCGGCGGTGGGTGGTCGCGCCGGACCCTGACCGGAGGGCAGGGGATAGTCGCGCCGCAGATGTGGGTGACCGGCAATCCAACGACCGCGGCCCGGGTTGCCGGCGTCGATTTCTCCTCCGGTCCGGTCATTTCCGACGGACGATCGATCGAAGAAATGGGCGACGAGCTCTTCGATCTGGTGCTTGAGGTGGCCTCGGGGCGGTTGGCCCGAACCGAGATGCTGCGGTTCTTCGATCCGGTCCAGTACTATCTGCCCGGACCCAGCTTTTAG
- a CDS encoding UxaA family hydrolase: MASGRLDSRSSSTNDPDRVRLQPEIVGTRGRMTAASAIRLAAKDNVATMVSAAEDGQAVTINTGTDRLLINAAEKIPFGFKIAIAEISAGEQIYKYGASIGQATADIAVGTLVHVHNLAGLRAGGDTGRTG; this comes from the coding sequence ATGGCGTCGGGGCGCCTAGACTCTAGGTCGTCGTCCACAAATGATCCGGATCGGGTTCGGCTGCAACCCGAAATTGTAGGAACGAGGGGCCGAATGACCGCCGCCAGCGCCATCAGATTGGCCGCGAAGGATAACGTCGCAACCATGGTCAGCGCGGCCGAGGACGGCCAGGCGGTGACCATCAATACGGGAACGGACCGGCTGCTGATCAACGCCGCCGAGAAGATTCCCTTTGGGTTCAAGATCGCGATCGCTGAGATTTCGGCCGGCGAACAGATCTACAAGTACGGCGCGTCGATTGGGCAGGCTACGGCCGATATCGCGGTCGGAACGCTCGTCCACGTACACAACCTGGCCGGATTGCGTGCCGGCGGGGACACCGGGAGAACCGGATGA
- a CDS encoding RibD family protein, with product MGSWQPAMDDFDPPGVYDRASFPAGTAQRPFVAANFIITADGSARKPGPGYRHFSGPADRRSMRRLRIHFDAILRGSRTLEINPRRDLGNPTLLAALAELGRSPPLVVAVTNRGNIDPAAAMVAGADGHHRPLICTPSPELLDPAVAAVCDVWEFPERPMDLAAVLARLGECRGVRRVLCEGGPTLLRSLLEAGLVDELLLTVAPRLLGDPDGLRLIGGRSPFSPENVPRLELADVRREGQELFLRYRVSRTG from the coding sequence ATGGGAAGCTGGCAGCCAGCGATGGACGATTTCGATCCGCCCGGTGTGTACGACCGGGCGAGTTTCCCGGCCGGGACCGCGCAACGCCCGTTCGTGGCCGCCAATTTCATCATCACCGCGGATGGCTCGGCGCGCAAACCGGGGCCGGGCTACCGGCATTTTTCCGGCCCGGCCGACCGTCGCAGCATGCGCCGGCTGCGTATTCACTTCGATGCCATCCTGCGCGGATCCAGGACCCTCGAAATCAACCCGCGCCGCGATCTCGGCAACCCCACGTTGCTGGCCGCGCTGGCCGAACTGGGCCGTTCGCCACCGTTGGTGGTGGCGGTTACCAATCGCGGAAACATCGATCCCGCCGCGGCCATGGTGGCCGGTGCCGACGGGCACCACCGCCCGCTGATCTGCACGCCCTCCCCGGAACTCCTCGACCCGGCGGTCGCGGCAGTCTGTGATGTCTGGGAATTCCCGGAGCGGCCGATGGATCTGGCGGCGGTGCTGGCCCGCCTGGGGGAGTGTCGCGGAGTGCGGCGGGTCCTCTGCGAGGGCGGTCCGACCCTGCTTCGTTCGCTGCTGGAAGCCGGACTGGTAGATGAATTGCTGCTCACCGTTGCGCCACGCCTGCTGGGCGATCCCGACGGCCTGCGTCTGATCGGAGGCCGCTCGCCGTTCTCCCCGGAAAACGTGCCGCGATTGGAACTGGCCGACGTCCGGCGCGAAGGCCAGGAACTGTTCCTGCGTTACCGCGTGTCCCGGACCGGCTGA
- a CDS encoding thioredoxin domain-containing protein, with translation MKLAATNGRCAVPAGKLARSYTPGGSKSSIAGCQLPIGPKLPHANRPDSLVPNRLAKATSLYLRQHADNPVDWYEWGEEAFAAARSQNKPIFLSVGYSACHWCHVMAHESFEDPALASQLNADFISIKVDREERPDVDSIYMNAVVALSGQGGWPMSVFLKPGGEPFYGGTYFPPQSRYGMPSFSHLLEQIADAWRERREDVDSSAGQLVERLNQFESLGGVELPEDLAMRAATAICAGFDYENGGWGDQPKFPMAMTIDFLLGRFAQAGDRPALETALRSLDRMALGGIFDHLGGGFHRYSVDAVWLVPHFEKMLYDNAQLSGCYLHAWQLTGNQRYLDVARRTFDYVLSEMRGPQGWFYAAQDADSEGVEGKYYLWDLDEVQQLLGDDAKAVCSYFDVTLGGNFEGRNILHEPSDPAPLASRLGISTGQLLAKVAAARETLLGARRSRIAPATDRKAVASWNALMLSSLAQAGAALDEPTYLEAARANAEFLLDQMSPDGKLVHSWAEGRAGKVGFLEDYAALGDALLTLYEADFEPRWFGLAQDLAEAILERFVDADGNLCDTATGQDDLIVRPRRREDNATPAGASLAARLMLRLWALTGREEWRERAEAAIPGLGETFIRHGTAFSMWLQSVLWLDGRAQQVAIAGEKDSAEVRALVEQVRANWRADRVLAVGGEDGPPLLDGREPINGRATAHVCRRFVCQQPVTDPGELRSQLRDETG, from the coding sequence ATGAAATTGGCGGCCACGAACGGGCGTTGCGCGGTCCCGGCCGGGAAACTCGCCCGGTCGTACACACCGGGCGGATCGAAATCGTCCATCGCTGGCTGCCAGCTTCCCATAGGCCCAAAACTGCCCCATGCTAATCGTCCGGACTCCCTAGTGCCCAACCGCCTGGCCAAAGCAACCAGCCTGTACCTTCGCCAACACGCCGACAACCCGGTCGACTGGTACGAGTGGGGGGAGGAGGCGTTCGCCGCCGCTCGCTCCCAGAACAAGCCGATCTTCCTTAGCGTGGGTTACTCGGCCTGCCACTGGTGCCACGTGATGGCCCACGAGTCGTTCGAGGACCCGGCCCTGGCCAGTCAGCTCAACGCCGATTTCATTTCGATCAAGGTGGACCGCGAAGAGCGGCCCGACGTGGATTCGATATACATGAACGCGGTCGTCGCCCTCTCCGGCCAGGGCGGCTGGCCGATGAGCGTTTTCCTAAAACCCGGCGGCGAGCCCTTCTACGGGGGCACCTACTTTCCGCCGCAATCGCGCTACGGAATGCCTTCGTTCTCGCACCTGCTCGAACAGATCGCGGACGCCTGGCGCGAGCGGCGCGAGGACGTGGACAGTTCGGCCGGGCAGCTGGTGGAACGCCTCAACCAGTTCGAGAGCCTGGGCGGCGTCGAGCTGCCCGAAGACCTGGCCATGCGCGCGGCTACCGCCATCTGCGCCGGATTCGACTACGAGAACGGCGGCTGGGGCGACCAGCCCAAGTTCCCTATGGCCATGACGATCGATTTCCTGCTGGGACGGTTCGCCCAGGCCGGCGACCGGCCGGCCCTGGAGACCGCGCTGCGATCGCTTGACCGGATGGCCCTGGGCGGGATATTCGATCACCTCGGCGGCGGCTTTCACCGCTACTCGGTCGACGCCGTCTGGCTTGTCCCGCATTTCGAAAAAATGCTCTACGACAACGCCCAGCTATCCGGCTGCTACCTGCACGCCTGGCAGCTGACCGGCAACCAGCGCTACCTGGACGTGGCCCGGCGCACGTTCGACTACGTGCTCTCGGAAATGCGCGGCCCGCAAGGCTGGTTCTACGCCGCCCAGGACGCCGACTCGGAAGGCGTGGAGGGCAAGTACTACCTCTGGGATCTGGACGAGGTCCAGCAGCTCCTGGGTGATGACGCCAAGGCCGTCTGCAGCTACTTCGACGTGACCCTGGGCGGGAATTTCGAGGGTCGCAACATACTGCACGAACCGTCCGACCCTGCGCCGCTGGCCAGCCGCCTGGGAATCTCCACCGGGCAGCTGCTGGCCAAGGTGGCAGCCGCCCGCGAGACGCTGCTCGGCGCCCGCCGGTCCCGCATCGCGCCGGCGACCGACCGCAAGGCGGTCGCTTCCTGGAACGCGCTCATGCTCTCGAGCCTGGCCCAGGCCGGGGCGGCGCTCGATGAGCCCACCTATCTCGAGGCGGCGCGGGCGAACGCCGAATTTCTGCTCGATCAGATGTCCCCTGACGGGAAACTGGTCCACTCCTGGGCGGAAGGTCGGGCCGGGAAGGTCGGATTCCTGGAGGACTACGCTGCGCTCGGGGATGCGCTGCTGACCCTGTACGAGGCCGATTTCGAACCGCGCTGGTTCGGGTTGGCCCAGGACCTGGCCGAGGCGATCCTGGAGCGATTCGTGGACGCCGACGGCAACCTGTGCGACACCGCTACCGGGCAGGACGACCTGATCGTGCGACCGCGCCGCCGCGAAGACAACGCCACTCCCGCGGGGGCGTCCCTGGCCGCCAGGCTCATGCTGCGCCTCTGGGCGCTTACCGGCCGTGAGGAGTGGCGCGAGCGGGCCGAGGCGGCGATTCCGGGACTGGGCGAGACTTTCATCCGCCACGGAACCGCGTTTTCAATGTGGCTGCAATCGGTCCTCTGGCTCGATGGGCGGGCCCAGCAGGTGGCCATCGCCGGTGAGAAGGACTCGGCCGAGGTCCGCGCGCTGGTGGAGCAGGTGCGCGCCAACTGGCGCGCCGACCGCGTGCTGGCGGTCGGCGGGGAGGACGGACCGCCGCTACTGGACGGCCGCGAGCCGATCAACGGCCGGGCAACCGCCCATGTCTGCCGGCGGTTCGTCTGCCAGCAGCCGGTGACCGATCCCGGGGAACTGCGCTCCCAACTCCGGGACGAGACCGGCTGA
- a CDS encoding mandelate racemase, protein MRSGPVITGVEMTTYEFLTDDMGTDRHGFNLVYAPGDKLKQVGAIIQIHTDAGITGEFPIHAPPARTQVAMCAGYLIGKDVTAREQIYNETKRALRQFDMTGVGVIDIILWDIAGKMYDEPLYRLLGGTRRPLAAYASTVHGDENGGLTTPDQFAEFAVRCRDMGYPAFKIHGWGLAGSNVQREIDNILAVRAAVGARMDLMLDPACELATFGQALAVGRACDEANFFWLEDAYQDGGVATLAHRKLRQLIKTPLLQTEHIRLPEQTINFAIADATDFVRAGAYQDGGVTGVMKIAHAAEGLGLDVELHTPGPVHRHLMSAIRNTNYYELGLVHPNVKTNAPHHPVYADFADNLDSIDSNGNVYAPDGPGLGVTIDWDWVRAHQTEHAMLAGG, encoded by the coding sequence ATGAGAAGCGGACCCGTCATCACCGGCGTCGAAATGACGACATACGAGTTCTTAACCGACGACATGGGTACCGACCGCCACGGCTTCAATCTGGTCTACGCGCCGGGCGACAAGCTCAAGCAGGTCGGAGCCATCATCCAGATCCACACCGACGCCGGCATCACTGGCGAATTCCCCATCCACGCCCCTCCGGCGCGGACCCAGGTGGCAATGTGCGCCGGTTACCTGATCGGCAAGGACGTGACCGCGCGCGAGCAGATCTACAACGAGACCAAGCGCGCCCTGCGCCAGTTCGACATGACCGGCGTGGGAGTGATCGACATCATCCTCTGGGACATCGCCGGCAAGATGTACGACGAACCGCTCTACCGCCTGCTCGGCGGCACCCGCCGACCGCTGGCCGCTTACGCGTCGACTGTCCACGGCGACGAAAACGGCGGGCTCACCACCCCGGACCAGTTCGCCGAGTTCGCGGTCCGCTGCCGCGATATGGGTTATCCGGCCTTCAAAATTCACGGCTGGGGCCTGGCCGGATCGAACGTGCAGCGGGAAATCGACAACATCCTGGCGGTGCGGGCGGCGGTCGGCGCCCGGATGGACCTGATGCTGGACCCGGCCTGCGAGCTGGCCACTTTCGGCCAGGCGCTGGCAGTGGGGCGGGCCTGCGACGAGGCCAACTTCTTCTGGCTCGAGGACGCCTACCAGGACGGCGGCGTTGCGACGCTGGCCCATCGCAAGCTGCGCCAGTTGATAAAGACCCCGCTACTGCAGACCGAACATATCCGGCTGCCGGAGCAGACGATCAACTTCGCCATCGCCGACGCGACCGACTTCGTCCGTGCCGGCGCCTACCAGGATGGCGGGGTGACCGGAGTAATGAAGATCGCGCACGCCGCCGAGGGACTCGGGCTGGACGTGGAGCTGCACACGCCCGGCCCGGTGCACCGCCATCTGATGTCGGCGATCCGCAACACCAATTACTACGAATTGGGCCTGGTCCATCCCAACGTCAAGACCAACGCACCGCACCATCCCGTGTACGCGGACTTTGCCGACAACCTGGACTCGATCGATTCCAACGGCAACGTGTACGCCCCCGACGGTCCCGGGCTCGGGGTGACGATCGACTGGGACTGGGTGCGGGCCCACCAGACCGAGCACGCCATGCTGGCCGGGGGCTGA